A stretch of the Dehalococcoidia bacterium genome encodes the following:
- a CDS encoding DUF5655 domain-containing protein — translation MPALRGPAEMRTAILRSLPEKTGRSLDEWVTIVRGAGLGGFKPRVDWLKAAYGLGHSTAFLVVSEAEKPADFVEPSADALLAKQYAGAKAALLPIYERAAGAARSLGEDVRVEARQTYMTFTRGKQFAVIQPVSSKRVDIGLIGPHLQSTERLQPAGSFGSGRVTHRVALGAPEDVDAELLAWLHAAYEWAAG, via the coding sequence ATGCCCGCGCTGCGTGGTCCCGCCGAGATGCGCACCGCCATCCTGCGCAGCCTGCCGGAGAAGACCGGCCGCTCGCTGGACGAGTGGGTGACGATCGTGCGCGGCGCCGGCCTGGGCGGCTTCAAGCCGCGCGTCGACTGGCTCAAGGCCGCGTACGGGCTGGGCCACAGCACCGCCTTCCTCGTCGTGAGCGAGGCGGAGAAGCCGGCCGACTTCGTTGAGCCGAGCGCCGATGCGCTGCTGGCCAAACAGTACGCCGGCGCGAAGGCGGCGCTGCTGCCGATCTATGAACGCGCGGCCGGGGCGGCGCGGTCACTGGGCGAGGATGTGCGCGTGGAGGCCCGCCAGACCTACATGACCTTCACCCGCGGCAAGCAGTTCGCCGTGATCCAGCCGGTTTCGAGCAAGCGCGTGGACATCGGCCTGATCGGCCCGCACCTGCAGAGCACGGAGCGGCTGCAGCCCGCCGGTTCCTTCGGCAGCGGGCGCGTCACGCATCGCGTCGCCCTCGGCGCGCCCGAAGACGTGGACGCAGAGCTGCTCGCCTGGCTGCACGCCGCCTACGAGTGGGCGGCCGGCTGA